From the Caldisalinibacter kiritimatiensis genome, one window contains:
- the rpsJ gene encoding 30S ribosomal protein S10, with protein MANKASGKQKIRIRLKAYDHELLDTSAQKIVETAKRTGANVSGPIPLPTEKQVITILRAVHKYKDSREQFEQRTHKRLIDITNPTPKTVDSLMRLNLPAGVDIEIKL; from the coding sequence ATGGCTAATAAAGCAAGTGGAAAGCAAAAAATAAGAATCAGACTAAAAGCATATGACCATGAATTATTAGATACATCAGCGCAAAAAATTGTAGAAACAGCTAAAAGAACAGGTGCTAATGTATCAGGACCAATACCATTACCAACTGAAAAACAAGTAATCACAATCTTAAGGGCAGTTCACAAGTATAAAGACTCTAGAGAGCAGTTCGAACAAAGAACTCATAAAAGATTAATCGACATTACTAATCCTACACCAAAAACAGTAGATTCTCTAATGAGATTAAATCTACCTGCTGGTGTTGACATTGAAATAAAATTATAG